The following coding sequences are from one Streptomyces venezuelae window:
- a CDS encoding MFS transporter, which translates to MRHFRLLVVGNGISAYGSYLNMVALNVFVYDVTDSALAAGIFMAVRLLTSVVSGFVSGRLVSAHDRKILMVGADLTQCAAMIALLIAPDGGRAGLLYVLAVVTGFCSTLSGVALRSSIPEIVGGDLRLRANSLLATGRSLAMIAGFASAGVVVAQLGYVAAISLDAATFAVSACVLLSLPIRTRADEGASTGDSKGDSGRRGVGAMLLLRATPVLAVMIALRAADGLGSSSHNVALPVYSSDLDPSHPATFVSQFWATWAIGNIVMQQVCGRWAGRGGRQGPGERAFAVGACVMSAAFIVVFAGLPTYVAVAAALVAGMADGLTEIAYVTRLQAAPDAQRGRLFGLSASVENTGFGLGMLVSGALLDRFSPFHVVGMLHGLAIALCFGMFVVLVRQGRRAASGDPLPEVVREPPDRRGSESAERESEAPR; encoded by the coding sequence TTGCGGCACTTTCGCCTGCTCGTCGTGGGCAACGGCATATCGGCGTACGGCAGTTACCTGAACATGGTCGCCCTCAACGTCTTCGTCTATGACGTGACCGACAGTGCTCTCGCCGCCGGGATCTTCATGGCCGTACGGCTCCTGACCAGCGTCGTCTCCGGCTTTGTGAGCGGGCGGCTGGTCTCGGCGCACGACCGGAAGATTCTGATGGTCGGCGCCGATCTCACGCAGTGCGCCGCCATGATAGCGCTGCTGATCGCGCCCGACGGGGGGCGTGCGGGGCTTCTGTACGTACTCGCCGTCGTGACCGGGTTCTGCTCCACCCTCTCCGGTGTCGCGCTGCGCAGCAGCATCCCCGAGATCGTCGGGGGCGACCTGCGCCTGCGGGCCAACTCGCTGCTCGCGACCGGCCGTTCCCTCGCCATGATCGCCGGATTCGCCTCCGCGGGCGTCGTGGTCGCGCAGCTGGGTTACGTCGCCGCGATCTCCCTCGACGCCGCGACCTTCGCGGTCTCCGCGTGCGTCCTGCTCTCCCTGCCGATCCGTACGCGGGCGGACGAGGGGGCCTCGACGGGCGACTCCAAGGGGGACTCCGGACGGCGCGGGGTCGGGGCGATGCTGTTGCTGCGGGCCACACCCGTTCTCGCCGTGATGATCGCGCTGAGGGCCGCCGACGGTCTCGGCTCGTCCTCCCACAACGTGGCCCTTCCGGTCTACTCCAGCGACCTCGACCCGTCCCATCCGGCCACGTTCGTCAGCCAGTTCTGGGCGACGTGGGCCATCGGCAACATCGTCATGCAGCAGGTGTGCGGGCGGTGGGCCGGGCGCGGTGGGCGGCAGGGGCCGGGGGAGCGGGCGTTCGCGGTCGGGGCGTGCGTGATGTCGGCCGCGTTCATCGTGGTGTTCGCCGGGCTGCCCACATACGTGGCGGTCGCGGCGGCGCTCGTGGCGGGCATGGCCGACGGCCTCACCGAGATCGCCTACGTGACCCGGCTGCAGGCCGCCCCCGACGCGCAGCGCGGGAGGCTGTTCGGGCTCTCCGCGTCGGTCGAGAACACCGGGTTCGGCCTCGGCATGCTGGTCAGCGGTGCGTTGCTCGACCGTTTCTCGCCGTTCCACGTCGTGGGCATGCTGCACGGGCTGGCCATCGCGTTGTGCTTCGGGATGTTCGTCGTGCTGGTGCGCCAGGGGCGGAGAGCGGCGTCCGGTGATCCGTTACCCGAAGTGGTGCGGGAGCCGCCGGACCGGCGGGGCAGTGAATCCGCGGAACGCGAGAGCGAGGCACCCCGATGA
- a CDS encoding response regulator transcription factor: MPVSSRPPNPPALSHRERQVLAHIAAGLSHKQIARRLGISVHTVSTYLRRIRSKRTAPTVAHLIHLNHTENC, from the coding sequence ATGCCAGTAAGCAGCCGCCCGCCGAACCCGCCGGCGTTGTCCCACAGGGAGCGTCAGGTGCTGGCCCATATCGCGGCAGGCCTCTCCCACAAGCAGATCGCCCGGCGTCTGGGCATCAGCGTGCACACCGTGAGCACGTACCTGCGCCGCATCCGCAGCAAGCGCACCGCGCCCACGGTGGCCCATCTGATCCACCTCAACCACACGGAGAACTGCTGA
- a CDS encoding DEAD/DEAH box helicase has protein sequence MTPTPQDDRPGTDAGPPAVSSFADLDLPAALLRTLDELGVTEPFPIQAATVPSALAGRDVLGRGRTGSGKTLAFGLPLLARLAGRRAESKQPLALVLVPTRELAQQVTEALTPYAEALRLRLATVVGGISIARQAAALRDGAEVVVATPGRLHDLIDRRGCRLGHVRVTVLDEADQMCDMGFLPQVTEALDQVRPEGQRMLFSATLDRDVDQLVSDYLKDPVVHSVDPSAGAVTTMDHHVLVVHGPDRYAVVTEIAARDGRVLLFLDTKHAVDRLTKHLRDSGVHAEALHSGKSQPQRSRTLARFKDGQVTVLVATNVAARGLHVDDLDLVVNVDPPTDPKDYLHRAGRTARAGESGRVVTLVLSGQRRETVQVLAEAGIEPRTTKVRSGEAELSRITGAKAPSGTPLDGGTAAGRAKNHNAPFRGLGSTKESPGGKGGGGKSSSRKTAEARKLAEARRAARVRRGG, from the coding sequence ATGACCCCGACCCCCCAGGACGACCGCCCCGGCACCGACGCCGGTCCGCCCGCCGTCTCCTCCTTCGCGGACCTCGACCTGCCGGCCGCGCTGCTGCGGACGCTCGACGAACTCGGCGTCACCGAGCCCTTCCCGATCCAGGCCGCCACGGTGCCCAGCGCCCTCGCGGGCCGGGACGTCCTGGGCCGCGGCCGTACCGGCTCCGGCAAGACACTCGCCTTCGGCCTGCCCCTGCTCGCCCGCCTCGCCGGACGGCGCGCCGAGTCCAAGCAGCCCCTCGCGCTGGTCCTCGTGCCCACCCGTGAGCTGGCGCAGCAGGTCACCGAGGCGCTCACGCCGTACGCGGAGGCGCTGCGGCTGCGGTTGGCCACCGTCGTCGGCGGCATCTCGATCGCCCGCCAGGCCGCCGCGCTGCGCGACGGCGCCGAGGTCGTCGTGGCCACCCCCGGGCGCCTGCACGACCTCATCGACCGCAGGGGCTGCCGGCTCGGGCACGTGCGCGTCACCGTCCTCGACGAGGCCGACCAGATGTGCGACATGGGCTTCCTGCCGCAGGTCACCGAGGCCCTCGACCAGGTGCGCCCGGAGGGGCAGCGGATGCTGTTCTCGGCCACCCTGGACCGCGACGTCGACCAGTTGGTCAGCGACTACCTGAAGGACCCCGTCGTCCACTCCGTCGACCCGTCCGCGGGCGCCGTCACGACGATGGACCACCACGTCCTCGTCGTCCACGGCCCCGACCGGTACGCCGTCGTCACCGAGATCGCCGCCCGCGACGGCCGCGTCCTGCTCTTCCTCGACACCAAGCACGCCGTCGACCGCCTCACCAAGCACCTGCGGGACAGCGGGGTCCACGCCGAGGCGCTGCACAGCGGCAAGTCCCAGCCGCAGCGCTCCCGGACCCTCGCCCGGTTCAAGGACGGCCAGGTCACCGTCCTCGTGGCGACCAACGTCGCGGCCCGCGGCCTGCACGTCGACGACCTCGACCTCGTCGTCAACGTCGACCCGCCGACCGACCCCAAGGACTACCTGCACCGCGCGGGCCGCACCGCGCGCGCCGGCGAGTCCGGCCGCGTCGTCACCCTGGTGCTCTCCGGGCAGCGGCGCGAGACCGTCCAGGTCCTCGCCGAGGCAGGCATCGAACCGAGGACGACCAAGGTCCGCTCGGGCGAGGCCGAGCTGTCCCGCATCACCGGCGCGAAGGCGCCCTCCGGCACCCCGCTCGACGGCGGCACCGCCGCGGGCCGCGCCAAGAACCACAACGCGCCCTTCCGCGGCCTCGGCAGCACGAAGGAGAGCCCCGGCGGCAAGGGGGGCGGCGGCAAGTCGTCCTCGCGGAAGACCGCCGAGGCCCGCAAGCTCGCGGAGGCCCGCAGGGCGGCGCGGGTACGGCGCGGGGGCTGA
- a CDS encoding TetR/AcrR family transcriptional regulator — protein MSDQNERLTPRAREIVAAARDLLEESGAEKLTMRSLADRLGIKAPSLYKHFPDKSAVEVELVAQMLDESAAACEAAEAAAPGSLDALTEAYRAYALRHPHLYRLATERPLPRHALPQGLEERAAAPLMRVCGGDTDLARAAWAFAHGMVILEIHGRFPEGVDLAAAWKRGARALDR, from the coding sequence GTGTCTGACCAGAACGAGCGCCTCACCCCCCGCGCCAGGGAGATCGTGGCGGCAGCCCGCGACCTCCTGGAGGAGTCCGGTGCCGAGAAGCTCACGATGCGCTCGCTCGCCGACCGGCTCGGCATCAAGGCCCCGTCCCTCTACAAGCACTTCCCCGACAAGTCCGCCGTCGAGGTGGAGCTCGTCGCGCAGATGCTCGACGAGTCCGCCGCCGCCTGCGAGGCGGCCGAGGCCGCCGCCCCCGGTTCCCTCGACGCCCTCACCGAGGCCTACCGCGCCTATGCCCTGCGCCACCCGCACCTCTACCGCCTGGCCACCGAACGCCCGCTGCCGCGCCACGCCCTGCCGCAGGGCCTGGAGGAACGGGCCGCCGCCCCCCTGATGCGGGTCTGCGGCGGCGACACCGACCTGGCCCGCGCCGCGTGGGCGTTCGCGCACGGCATGGTCATCCTGGAGATCCACGGACGGTTTCCGGAGGGCGTGGACCTCGCGGCGGCATGGAAGAGGGGCGCGCGGGCGTTGGACCGGTGA
- a CDS encoding DUF4260 family protein produces MSALTHTPARTDTTARRALAVTRRTAWFANALLWTAFAVLEGVNHGWLAGLLAGAFFIAPDLTFLVALRDAPHMAKGQLPPRAVPYYNAAHRALLPVALIALHTFTPVDWAPAFAALCGWLAHISYDRAFGYGLRTKDGFQRV; encoded by the coding sequence ATGAGCGCCCTGACCCACACCCCCGCCCGCACCGACACCACCGCCAGGCGCGCCCTCGCCGTCACCCGGCGTACCGCCTGGTTCGCCAACGCGCTCCTCTGGACCGCCTTCGCCGTGCTGGAAGGCGTCAACCACGGCTGGCTCGCGGGCCTGCTCGCCGGAGCGTTCTTCATCGCCCCCGACCTGACGTTCCTCGTGGCCCTGCGCGACGCGCCCCACATGGCGAAGGGCCAGCTGCCGCCCCGCGCCGTCCCGTACTACAACGCCGCCCACCGCGCGCTGCTCCCCGTCGCGCTCATCGCCCTCCACACGTTCACGCCCGTCGACTGGGCGCCCGCCTTCGCCGCCCTGTGCGGGTGGCTCGCCCACATCTCGTACGATCGCGCCTTCGGCTATGGACTGCGGACGAAGGACGGCTTCCAGCGTGTCTGA
- a CDS encoding MerR family transcriptional regulator, whose protein sequence is MRIGELAGLVGVTTRAIRHYHHQGLLPEPERRPNGYREYGLRHAVVLARVRRLTELGLGLAEVRDVLADDAGRELVEVLGELDADLARQEAAIRARRERLRSLLDEAGRGRLSPEGPVSPELADFFGEMARSTQGRPGPESVMAAKDREFLVLLDTTASPEDRDAFLAALRPALGTPDAVERAHEVYARLDALADADPADARTDAAVDAAARTLADMLPDSLLAELGTEGASAVAEGRGVRDDGFLEAFFADFAPAQAEAVRRAMRMLAERGAETERGAETERGAETERGAETERGAETEAGP, encoded by the coding sequence ATGCGGATCGGAGAACTCGCCGGCCTGGTCGGCGTCACCACGCGTGCCATCAGGCACTACCACCACCAGGGCCTGCTGCCCGAACCCGAGCGGCGCCCCAACGGCTACCGCGAGTACGGGCTGCGGCACGCCGTCGTCCTGGCCCGCGTCCGCCGCCTGACCGAGCTCGGCCTCGGCCTCGCCGAGGTGCGGGACGTACTGGCGGACGACGCGGGCCGCGAGCTCGTCGAGGTCCTCGGCGAACTGGACGCCGACCTCGCACGGCAGGAGGCGGCGATCCGCGCGCGCAGGGAGCGGCTGCGGTCGCTGCTCGACGAGGCGGGGCGCGGGCGCCTCTCGCCCGAGGGCCCCGTCTCCCCCGAACTGGCCGACTTCTTCGGCGAGATGGCGAGGTCCACGCAGGGGCGGCCGGGTCCGGAGTCCGTGATGGCGGCGAAGGACCGCGAGTTCCTCGTCCTGCTCGACACCACCGCGTCGCCGGAGGACCGGGACGCCTTCCTCGCCGCGCTCCGCCCGGCCCTCGGCACGCCGGACGCGGTGGAGCGGGCGCACGAGGTGTACGCGCGGCTCGACGCGCTGGCCGACGCCGACCCGGCGGACGCGCGTACGGACGCCGCGGTGGACGCGGCCGCGCGGACGCTCGCCGACATGCTGCCGGACTCGCTCCTCGCGGAGCTCGGGACGGAGGGCGCGTCGGCGGTGGCCGAGGGCCGCGGGGTGCGTGACGACGGCTTTCTGGAGGCCTTCTTCGCCGACTTCGCCCCCGCGCAGGCGGAGGCGGTGCGCCGCGCGATGCGGATGCTCGCGGAACGCGGCGCGGAGACGGAACGCGGCGCGGAGACGGAACGCGGCGCGGAGACGGAACGCGGCGCGGAGACGGAACGCGGCGCGGAGACGGAGGCCGGGCCATGA
- a CDS encoding RNB domain-containing ribonuclease, which translates to MPRRHYRVTATADAPLRAALRDLRTRLDVPEEFPADVLAEADRAAASPRLPEYDATDLPLFTVDPPSSVDLDQAMHLARRAGGGFRVSYAIADVAAYVTPGGPLDAEAHRRVTTLYFPDEKVPLHPTALSEGAASLLPGQTCPAVLWTIDLDGDGRAERTDVQRALVRSRAKLDYEGVQAAIDGGTAEEPVALLRDIGGLREQLEVERGGISLDVPEQEIVERDGTYELGFRAPLPADGWNAQISLLTGMAAADLMLASGAGVLRTLPTAPDGAVGRLRRTARALHIDWPHHMSYAQLVRSLDPRVSHHAAFLQECTTLLRGAGYTAFRDGRLPELTTHAAVAAPYAHCTAPLRRLVDRYAAELCLAACAEAPPPEWALAALDELPKEMADGTRRGNTVERECVDIVEAALLQGRVGEMFDAVVVDVKDGEPAVGTVQLTEPAIVARIEGGTSRLPLGERLRVRLTQADPGAAKVQFAPV; encoded by the coding sequence ATGCCCCGCCGCCACTACCGCGTGACCGCCACCGCGGACGCCCCCCTGCGCGCCGCGCTGCGTGATCTGCGTACGAGACTCGACGTTCCCGAGGAGTTCCCCGCCGACGTCCTCGCGGAGGCGGACCGGGCCGCCGCGTCCCCGAGGCTCCCGGAGTACGACGCCACGGACCTGCCCCTCTTCACCGTCGACCCGCCCTCCTCCGTCGACCTGGACCAGGCGATGCACCTGGCCCGGCGGGCCGGAGGCGGGTTCCGCGTGTCGTACGCGATCGCGGACGTCGCCGCGTACGTGACGCCCGGCGGCCCCCTCGACGCCGAGGCCCACCGCCGCGTCACCACCCTGTACTTCCCCGACGAGAAGGTTCCGCTGCACCCCACCGCGCTCAGCGAGGGCGCCGCCAGCCTGCTGCCGGGGCAGACCTGCCCGGCCGTGCTGTGGACGATCGACCTGGACGGGGACGGCCGCGCCGAGCGCACCGACGTGCAGCGCGCCCTCGTCCGCAGCCGCGCCAAGCTCGACTACGAAGGGGTGCAGGCCGCCATCGACGGCGGCACCGCGGAGGAGCCCGTCGCGCTGCTGCGGGACATCGGGGGGCTGCGCGAGCAGTTGGAGGTCGAGCGCGGCGGGATCTCCCTCGACGTACCGGAGCAGGAGATCGTCGAGCGCGACGGGACGTACGAGCTGGGTTTCCGCGCCCCGCTCCCCGCCGACGGCTGGAACGCGCAGATCTCCCTGCTCACCGGCATGGCCGCCGCCGACCTCATGCTCGCCTCCGGTGCCGGCGTCCTGCGGACGCTGCCCACCGCCCCCGACGGCGCCGTGGGCCGCCTGCGCCGGACCGCGCGGGCGCTGCACATCGACTGGCCGCACCACATGTCGTACGCGCAGCTCGTACGCTCCCTCGACCCCCGCGTCTCGCACCACGCCGCCTTCCTCCAGGAGTGCACGACCCTGCTGCGCGGCGCGGGCTACACGGCGTTCCGCGACGGCCGTCTGCCCGAGCTGACCACGCACGCCGCCGTCGCCGCGCCCTACGCCCACTGCACCGCCCCCTTGCGCCGCCTCGTCGACCGCTACGCCGCCGAGCTCTGCCTCGCCGCCTGCGCGGAGGCCCCGCCCCCGGAGTGGGCGCTCGCCGCCCTGGACGAGCTGCCGAAGGAGATGGCGGACGGCACGCGGCGCGGCAACACGGTGGAGCGGGAGTGCGTGGACATCGTCGAGGCCGCCCTGCTCCAGGGGCGGGTCGGTGAGATGTTCGACGCGGTCGTGGTGGACGTGAAGGACGGCGAACCTGCCGTCGGGACCGTGCAGTTGACCGAGCCGGCGATCGTGGCCCGGATCGAGGGCGGCACGTCGAGGCTGCCCCTCGGGGAACGGCTGAGGGTCCGCCTCACCCAGGCGGACCCCGGCGCGGCGAAGGTTCAGTTCGCGCCCGTGTGA
- the yaaA gene encoding peroxide stress protein YaaA translates to MLVLLPPSEGKASSGRGAPLKAEELSLPGLTPARRAVLDELVELCAADEEKARTVLGLSEGLRGEVAKNAALRTAGARPAGEVYTGVLYDALDLASLDTAAKRRATRSLLVFSGLWGAVGVNDRIPSYRCSMGVKLPGLGALGAYWRTPMASVMPEAAGDGLVLDLRSSAYAAAWKPKGDVAARTATVRVLHAQVDDETGTEKRSVVSHFNKATKGRIVRSLLTTGANPKDPAELVEALRDLGHVVEAEAPAKAGKPWALDVVVREIH, encoded by the coding sequence GTGCTCGTCCTGCTGCCGCCGTCCGAAGGCAAGGCCTCCTCCGGCCGTGGTGCGCCGCTCAAGGCGGAAGAACTGTCGCTGCCGGGTCTCACCCCGGCGCGGCGGGCCGTTCTCGACGAGCTCGTCGAGTTGTGTGCCGCGGACGAGGAGAAGGCGCGCACCGTGCTCGGCCTCAGCGAAGGGCTGCGCGGCGAGGTCGCGAAGAACGCCGCGCTGCGCACCGCCGGCGCCCGCCCCGCGGGGGAGGTCTACACCGGCGTGCTCTACGACGCCCTCGACCTCGCCTCCCTCGACACCGCCGCCAAGCGCCGCGCCACCCGCTCACTCCTCGTCTTCTCCGGGCTGTGGGGCGCTGTCGGCGTCAACGACAGGATCCCCTCGTACCGCTGCTCGATGGGCGTCAAGCTGCCCGGCCTCGGGGCCCTCGGCGCGTACTGGCGTACGCCGATGGCCTCCGTCATGCCCGAGGCCGCCGGTGACGGCCTCGTCCTGGACCTGAGGTCGTCCGCGTACGCCGCCGCGTGGAAGCCGAAGGGGGACGTCGCCGCACGGACGGCGACCGTGCGTGTGCTGCACGCACAGGTCGACGACGAGACCGGCACCGAGAAGCGGTCCGTCGTGTCGCACTTCAACAAGGCGACGAAGGGCAGGATCGTCCGGTCCCTGCTGACCACGGGGGCCAACCCCAAGGACCCGGCCGAGCTGGTCGAGGCGCTGCGCGACCTCGGGCACGTGGTGGAGGCGGAGGCACCCGCGAAGGCGGGCAAGCCGTGGGCGCTGGATGTCGTGGTGCGCGAGATCCACTGA
- the eda gene encoding bifunctional 4-hydroxy-2-oxoglutarate aldolase/2-dehydro-3-deoxy-phosphogluconate aldolase — MTSDSAPASVLDLAPVVPVVVVSDLDDAVPMARALVAGGLPAIEVTLRTPVALDAISAIAAEVPDAVVGAGTVISARNVSESVEAGARFLVSPGWTDTLLDAMRGSGVPFLPGVSTTSEVVALLERGVREMKFFPAEAAGGTAYLKSLGAPLPQARFCPTGGITPDSAPSYLALKNVGCVGGSWMLPADAVAAKDWARVESLAREAAGLL, encoded by the coding sequence ATGACCTCCGACTCCGCCCCCGCCTCCGTCCTCGACCTCGCCCCCGTCGTCCCCGTGGTCGTCGTCTCGGATCTCGACGACGCCGTCCCGATGGCGCGTGCCCTCGTCGCGGGCGGGCTGCCCGCGATCGAGGTGACCCTGCGGACGCCCGTCGCGCTCGACGCGATCTCCGCCATCGCCGCGGAGGTGCCGGACGCGGTGGTCGGCGCGGGCACCGTCATCTCCGCGCGGAACGTCTCCGAATCCGTGGAGGCGGGTGCCCGGTTCCTCGTCAGCCCGGGCTGGACGGACACGCTGCTCGACGCGATGCGGGGCTCCGGCGTGCCGTTCCTGCCGGGTGTCTCGACGACCTCGGAGGTCGTGGCGCTGCTCGAACGCGGCGTACGGGAGATGAAGTTCTTCCCGGCGGAGGCGGCCGGCGGCACCGCCTACCTGAAGTCGCTGGGCGCCCCGCTGCCGCAGGCCCGGTTCTGCCCGACGGGCGGCATCACGCCGGACTCCGCGCCGTCGTACCTCGCGCTGAAGAACGTCGGCTGTGTGGGCGGCAGTTGGATGCTGCCCGCCGACGCGGTCGCCGCGAAGGACTGGGCCCGCGTGGAGTCCCTGGCCCGGGAGGCGGCGGGCCTGCTCTAG
- a CDS encoding bifunctional RNase H/acid phosphatase: MREFIVEADGGSRGNPGPAGYGSVVIDAATGETLMEAAEYIGVATNNVAEYKGLVAGLKAAHDLDPAATVRVRMDSKLVVEQMSGRWKIKHPDMKPLAAEAARVFPSSQVTYEWIPRDRNKHADRLANEAMDAGKRGEQWSPSASTADLDTRAARAAAEAPTGPPGDAAAGAARARAAMAGRGGGVALGEASPTPSAHGGTAEDADRRAARNAPQVGWAAPADLGAPATFVLLRHGETALTPEKRFSGSGGSDPALSDVGREQAERVAAALAARGTVQAVVSSPLKRCQETAHTVAARLGLDVHLEGGLRETDFGAWEGLTFGEVRERHPEELNAWLASPDAAPPGGESFAEVTRRVSAARDRLTRAYAGRTVLLVTHVTPIKTLVRLALGAPPESLFRMELSAASVSAVAYYADGNASLRLLNDTSHLR, encoded by the coding sequence ATGCGCGAGTTCATCGTCGAGGCCGACGGCGGCTCCCGGGGCAACCCGGGGCCCGCGGGCTACGGCTCGGTCGTCATCGACGCGGCCACGGGGGAGACCCTGATGGAGGCCGCCGAGTACATCGGCGTCGCGACGAACAACGTCGCCGAGTACAAGGGTTTGGTGGCCGGTCTCAAGGCGGCCCACGATCTGGACCCGGCCGCGACGGTGCGCGTGCGCATGGACTCCAAGCTCGTCGTCGAGCAGATGTCGGGCCGCTGGAAGATCAAGCACCCGGACATGAAGCCGCTGGCCGCGGAGGCGGCGCGCGTCTTCCCCTCGTCGCAGGTGACGTACGAGTGGATCCCCCGCGACCGGAACAAGCACGCGGACCGGCTCGCGAACGAGGCGATGGACGCGGGCAAGCGGGGGGAGCAGTGGTCGCCGTCGGCGTCCACGGCGGACCTCGACACACGCGCGGCCCGCGCGGCGGCCGAGGCGCCGACGGGCCCGCCGGGCGACGCGGCGGCGGGCGCGGCCCGCGCGCGGGCGGCGATGGCGGGACGGGGCGGCGGAGTCGCCCTCGGTGAGGCTTCACCGACTCCCTCTGCGCACGGCGGAACGGCCGAGGACGCGGACCGGCGCGCGGCGCGCAACGCCCCGCAGGTCGGCTGGGCCGCACCGGCCGACCTCGGTGCGCCCGCGACCTTCGTGCTGCTGCGGCACGGGGAGACCGCGCTGACGCCCGAGAAGCGGTTCTCCGGGAGCGGCGGGTCCGATCCCGCCCTCTCGGACGTGGGGCGCGAGCAGGCGGAACGCGTCGCCGCCGCGCTGGCCGCGCGCGGCACGGTCCAGGCGGTCGTCTCCTCGCCGCTCAAGCGCTGCCAGGAGACCGCGCACACCGTCGCGGCCCGCCTCGGACTCGACGTACACCTCGAAGGCGGCCTGCGCGAGACGGACTTCGGGGCGTGGGAAGGGCTGACGTTCGGCGAGGTGCGCGAGCGTCACCCGGAGGAGCTGAACGCCTGGCTCGCCTCGCCGGACGCGGCGCCGCCGGGCGGCGAGTCGTTCGCCGAGGTCACCCGGCGCGTATCGGCCGCACGCGACCGCCTGACCCGCGCCTACGCGGGCCGCACCGTGCTGCTCGTCACGCACGTCACGCCCATCAAGACGCTGGTGCGGCTCGCCCTCGGTGCCCCGCCGGAGTCCCTGTTCCGCATGGAACTCTCGGCGGCATCGGTGTCGGCCGTGGCGTACTACGCCGACGGCAACGCGTCGCTGCGCCTGCTCAACGACACGTCGCATTTGCGCTAG
- a CDS encoding zinc ribbon domain-containing protein — protein sequence MNAAPADQIRLLDLQALDVRLQQLAHKKKSLPEHAEIESLNKDLTQLRDLLVAATTEESDCAREQTKAEQDVDQVRQRAVRDQQRLDSGAVTSPKDLENLQREIASLAKRQGDLEDVVLEVMERRESAQERVTELTGRVASVQSKIDDATARRDAAFEELDGETATVGKEREVVAGSVPADLLKLYDKLREKEGGVGAAKLYQRRCEGCRLELNITEVNEVKAASPDTVLRCENCRRILVRTSESGL from the coding sequence CTGAACGCCGCGCCCGCCGACCAGATCCGACTGCTCGACCTCCAGGCCCTGGACGTACGCCTGCAGCAGCTCGCGCACAAGAAGAAGTCGCTGCCCGAGCACGCCGAGATCGAGTCGCTGAACAAGGACCTCACGCAGCTGCGCGACCTGCTCGTCGCCGCGACGACCGAGGAGAGCGACTGCGCCCGCGAGCAGACCAAGGCGGAGCAGGACGTCGACCAGGTCCGCCAGCGCGCGGTCCGCGACCAGCAGCGCCTGGACTCCGGTGCCGTCACCTCGCCGAAGGACCTGGAGAACCTCCAGAGGGAGATCGCCTCGCTGGCCAAGCGCCAGGGCGACCTGGAGGACGTCGTCCTGGAGGTCATGGAGCGCCGTGAGTCCGCGCAGGAGCGCGTCACCGAGCTCACCGGCCGGGTCGCGTCGGTCCAGTCGAAGATCGACGACGCGACGGCGCGCCGCGACGCCGCGTTCGAGGAGCTCGACGGCGAGACCGCGACGGTCGGCAAGGAGCGCGAGGTCGTGGCGGGTTCGGTCCCGGCCGACCTGCTCAAGCTGTACGACAAGCTCCGCGAGAAGGAGGGCGGCGTCGGTGCCGCCAAGCTCTACCAGCGGCGCTGCGAGGGCTGCCGCCTGGAGCTCAACATCACCGAGGTCAACGAGGTGAAGGCGGCCTCGCCCGACACGGTGCTGCGGTGCGAGAACTGCCGCCGCATCCTGGTCCGTACGTCCGAGTCCGGCCTGTAG
- a CDS encoding Nif3-like dinuclear metal center hexameric protein yields the protein MPRLSEVIAALDALWPADLAESWDAVGTVCGDPDAEVSRVLFAVDPVQEIAEEAVALGAQLLVTHHPLYLRGTTTVAASTFKGRVVHDLIKHDVALHVAHTNADRADPGVSDALAGALDLRVVRPLVPDPADRQGRRGLGRVCELDHPVTLAELADRAAKRLPATAQGIRVAGDPDAPIRTVAVSGGSGDSLFDDVRAAGVDAFLTADLRHHPVSEARAQTPLALLDAAHWATEWPWCELAAAQLDEISDRHGWGLRVHVSKTVTDPWTAHAAAPHDSTGAPN from the coding sequence GTGCCCCGTCTGTCTGAAGTCATCGCCGCGCTCGACGCCCTGTGGCCCGCCGATCTGGCCGAGAGCTGGGACGCGGTCGGCACGGTCTGCGGAGACCCCGACGCGGAGGTCTCCCGCGTCCTCTTCGCCGTCGACCCCGTCCAGGAGATCGCCGAAGAGGCCGTCGCGCTCGGAGCCCAGCTCCTGGTCACCCACCACCCCCTCTACCTGCGGGGTACGACGACGGTCGCGGCGTCCACCTTCAAGGGCCGGGTCGTCCACGACCTGATCAAGCACGACGTCGCGCTGCACGTCGCGCACACCAACGCCGACCGCGCCGACCCCGGCGTCTCCGACGCCCTCGCGGGCGCGCTCGACCTCCGTGTCGTACGGCCGCTCGTGCCGGACCCCGCCGACCGGCAGGGCCGCCGCGGCCTCGGCCGGGTCTGCGAGCTCGATCACCCCGTGACCCTCGCCGAGCTGGCCGACCGCGCCGCGAAGCGGCTGCCCGCGACCGCGCAGGGCATCCGCGTCGCGGGCGACCCCGACGCGCCGATCCGGACCGTCGCGGTCAGCGGCGGCTCAGGCGACAGCCTCTTCGACGACGTGCGCGCCGCGGGCGTGGACGCCTTCCTCACCGCGGACCTGCGCCACCACCCGGTCTCCGAGGCCCGCGCGCAGACCCCCCTCGCGCTGCTCGACGCCGCGCACTGGGCCACCGAGTGGCCGTGGTGCGAACTGGCCGCCGCGCAGCTCGACGAGATCTCCGACCGTCACGGATGGGGACTGCGCGTCCACGTCTCGAAGACGGTCACCGACCCCTGGACCGCCCACGCGGCCGCACCTCACGACTCAACTGGAGCCCCCAACTGA